One Dissulfuribacter thermophilus genomic region harbors:
- a CDS encoding sensor histidine kinase, which yields MTDLIEARELESPEKIKQSIHNLEEYFLKLQKLNDIIQAIRFIDEKGNVWVKVREGKIIPRKGPLIANLGIRAVSIKKDRDFFKKTMLLNNGEVWISNLEKGWMEGQKKWCPAMVRFSTPLFFSNGKRAGILIINVWGKQVGKMINRLISPQEGMAFLIERNLLDEKRNGIFLFHKKCSCEFGNQTGSHITVFQRFPDFITKAWMHTDKGIILNPKTKDILAHRFFSPYHSKKRGWVVVVQANSSFFMAPLTIIENRIIISALLMVLLAVLAALYFAQSITEPIKQVIDGTHRISQNLSNRISIKSTDEIGILAQKINNMASQLQKNIEERKKLDAQIYQSEKLASIGEMAAGLAHELNTPLSNIKAIASLSKKDLDTGKINLDAVKEDLNDIKEQTEKCSEIISGLLSFARKRNPEFALFNINDLIEKALSLLRLKIEKKGVTVRFQKNEDPLSVNVDANQIQQVFVNILLNALDVLDFGGLITIISEKAGNHLKISIKDNGPGIPPDIMPKIFNPFFSTKEVGKGTGLGLSVSYGIVKNHGGTIEVQSKPGQGTTFTVKLPMNSLQNNGNDK from the coding sequence GTGACTGATCTCATTGAGGCACGAGAACTGGAAAGCCCCGAAAAGATTAAGCAGTCAATACACAATTTAGAAGAATATTTTCTAAAACTTCAAAAGCTAAATGATATCATCCAAGCAATTCGATTTATAGATGAAAAAGGCAATGTTTGGGTCAAAGTTAGAGAGGGCAAGATTATTCCACGAAAAGGACCACTGATAGCCAATCTTGGTATTAGGGCAGTTAGCATAAAAAAAGATCGTGATTTTTTTAAAAAGACTATGCTCTTGAACAATGGCGAAGTCTGGATCTCCAATTTGGAAAAAGGATGGATGGAAGGACAAAAAAAATGGTGTCCTGCTATGGTTCGTTTTTCTACCCCTCTTTTTTTCTCTAATGGGAAAAGAGCTGGGATACTAATTATCAATGTATGGGGTAAACAAGTAGGAAAAATGATAAATCGTCTAATATCTCCACAAGAGGGGATGGCATTTCTGATTGAAAGAAATTTATTGGACGAAAAAAGAAATGGCATTTTTTTATTTCATAAAAAATGTTCGTGCGAATTTGGTAATCAAACCGGCAGTCATATCACAGTATTTCAGCGTTTCCCTGATTTCATAACTAAAGCCTGGATGCACACTGACAAAGGAATAATACTCAACCCAAAAACCAAAGATATACTGGCCCACAGATTCTTTTCTCCCTATCATAGTAAAAAAAGAGGTTGGGTAGTAGTGGTACAAGCCAATAGTTCTTTTTTTATGGCTCCTTTGACCATAATAGAAAATAGAATCATAATCTCTGCCTTGCTAATGGTATTGCTAGCAGTACTTGCTGCACTCTACTTTGCTCAATCTATTACTGAACCTATCAAACAGGTTATTGATGGCACCCATCGTATAAGTCAAAACCTTTCAAACCGTATATCTATAAAATCAACTGACGAAATAGGAATTTTGGCCCAAAAAATAAATAACATGGCATCGCAATTACAAAAAAATATTGAGGAACGCAAAAAACTAGATGCCCAAATTTATCAATCTGAAAAACTGGCTTCCATAGGAGAAATGGCAGCTGGCCTCGCTCATGAGCTAAACACTCCCCTCAGTAATATAAAAGCTATTGCCTCTCTTTCTAAAAAAGACCTGGATACTGGAAAGATAAATTTGGATGCTGTAAAAGAGGATCTTAACGACATAAAAGAACAAACAGAAAAATGTAGTGAAATTATCTCTGGTTTACTGAGTTTCGCAAGAAAAAGGAATCCAGAATTTGCCTTATTTAATATAAATGATCTGATTGAAAAGGCTCTATCACTACTTCGCCTAAAAATTGAAAAAAAAGGCGTAACCGTGAGATTCCAAAAGAACGAGGATCCACTCTCTGTCAATGTAGATGCAAATCAGATACAACAAGTTTTTGTCAACATTCTTCTTAATGCACTAGATGTATTAGACTTTGGCGGCCTTATCACAATCATTTCAGAAAAAGCGGGTAATCACCTAAAGATAAGCATAAAAGATAATGGTCCCGGAATCCCTCCAGATATCATGCCTAAAATATTCAATCCCTTCTTTAGTACAAAAGAAGTGGGTAAGGGAACCGGCCTGGGCCTGTCAGTCAGCTATGGCATTGTGAAAAATCATGGTGGCACTATTGAAGTGCAATCAAAGCCCGGTCAAGGTACAACTTTTACAGTTAAACTCCCAATGAATTCCTTGCAAAACAATGGCAACGACAAATAA
- a CDS encoding sigma-54-dependent transcriptional regulator has protein sequence MRIIIVDDDPTACKILRRMLGTEYEVNIFYNGETAFKFFLQNGADIIITDIRMPMMDGLQLLTKAKEIDPEVIILVITGYSSVDSAVKAIKKGAYDYISKPFEPDDVLIRIKRAIKEKKLEAKVRSCQQERQLKFDKIQIITQNPKMMHMLEIIRKVAATDSTVLIYGETGVGKELVARMIHYWSPRKDYAFIPVNCSALSEGIMESELFGHEKGAFTGATNKHIGFFELANKGTILLDEIGTTNNRFQVKLLRVLQDKIIYRVGSTSAIPIDTRVLAATNQDLEREANENLFRPDLYYRLSVVTIKIPPLRERMDDVPLLANHFLKKYSHINPKVKGISKESKKILMEYPYPGNVRELENIIERAMILENSDMITPSSLMMTSKSTAQLENTSNSSLENSQPADEALRLEHVEKEHILKVLLMCNGRKLEAARLLGINKTTLWRKIKKYGLLNL, from the coding sequence ATGCGCATTATTATTGTAGATGACGATCCAACAGCATGCAAAATTTTACGGCGAATGCTGGGAACTGAATATGAAGTTAATATATTTTACAATGGAGAAACCGCTTTCAAGTTTTTTTTACAAAATGGGGCAGACATAATAATAACAGACATCCGAATGCCAATGATGGATGGATTACAACTGCTTACCAAAGCAAAGGAAATAGATCCAGAAGTTATTATTCTTGTCATTACTGGATATTCGTCAGTTGATTCAGCGGTTAAGGCAATTAAAAAAGGTGCTTATGATTACATATCCAAGCCTTTTGAACCAGATGATGTACTTATACGCATAAAAAGGGCTATAAAGGAAAAGAAACTTGAAGCAAAGGTAAGATCCTGCCAACAAGAACGACAATTAAAATTTGATAAAATTCAAATTATTACCCAAAACCCCAAAATGATGCATATGCTCGAAATAATTCGAAAAGTTGCAGCCACAGACAGTACCGTCCTCATATATGGAGAAACAGGTGTTGGAAAAGAACTCGTAGCACGCATGATTCATTACTGGAGTCCTAGAAAAGACTATGCATTCATTCCAGTGAACTGCAGTGCTCTGTCTGAAGGAATTATGGAAAGTGAGCTTTTTGGTCATGAGAAAGGGGCTTTTACTGGCGCAACCAACAAACACATTGGTTTCTTTGAACTCGCAAACAAGGGGACCATATTACTTGATGAAATCGGCACAACAAATAATAGGTTCCAAGTAAAATTACTCCGAGTCTTGCAAGATAAAATCATCTATCGGGTGGGAAGTACATCAGCTATCCCTATCGATACTAGAGTACTTGCTGCAACAAACCAGGACCTAGAACGTGAGGCAAACGAAAATCTTTTTAGACCGGATCTATATTACAGACTAAGTGTAGTCACTATCAAAATCCCTCCACTCAGAGAAAGAATGGATGATGTTCCTCTTCTAGCAAATCATTTTCTAAAAAAATATTCACATATAAATCCAAAAGTTAAGGGCATATCAAAAGAAAGTAAAAAAATTTTAATGGAATATCCATATCCAGGGAACGTGCGTGAACTGGAAAATATCATTGAAAGGGCTATGATACTTGAAAATAGCGATATGATCACTCCTTCCAGTCTCATGATGACATCCAAAAGCACTGCTCAATTAGAAAATACTAGCAACTCCTCATTAGAAAACAGTCAACCTGCAGATGAAGCGCTACGCCTAGAACACGTGGAAAAGGAACATATTTTAAAAGTATTACTCATGTGTAATGGTAGAAAACTAGAAGCTGCAAGGCTTCTTGGAATCAACAAAACAACACTTTGGCGTAAAATAAAAAAGTATGGATTACTTAATCTATAA